From a region of the Lentilactobacillus curieae genome:
- a CDS encoding YbhB/YbcL family Raf kinase inhibitor-like protein gives MKISVPLENGLLPDKYGKYAEEKLDDKPIISFPITISDAPANTKAFALLLIDWDAIPVGGFAWIHWVAANIDGKVTEIPEDNSRTLKVPMVQGRNSTAGAIVGNQNPDSAWRYNGPQPPDAVHDYQLNVYALDSTLDLSDGFWLNELQKKMAGHVIETSMIAIPSRN, from the coding sequence ATGAAAATTTCAGTTCCATTAGAAAATGGCTTACTTCCAGATAAGTACGGTAAGTACGCTGAAGAAAAGCTGGACGATAAGCCAATCATTTCATTTCCAATAACAATTAGCGACGCTCCAGCAAACACAAAGGCGTTTGCATTGCTACTTATTGATTGGGACGCAATTCCAGTTGGCGGATTCGCTTGGATTCACTGGGTTGCCGCAAACATTGACGGGAAAGTAACTGAGATTCCTGAAGATAATAGTCGAACTTTAAAGGTTCCAATGGTGCAGGGACGAAATAGCACTGCCGGTGCCATAGTTGGCAACCAAAACCCTGATTCAGCTTGGAGATATAACGGTCCCCAACCTCCTGATGCAGTTCATGATTATCAACTTAATGTCTATGCGCTAGATTCCACTCTGGACTTAAGCGATGGCTTTTGGTTAAATGAATTACAGAAGAAAATGGCAGGCCATGTAATTGAAACATCAATGATTGCCATTCCATCTAGAAATTAG
- a CDS encoding GNAT family N-acetyltransferase: protein MATINSKFSKLNDLSPKEIFDIFQLRVAVFVVEQHCPYQEVDEDDLTAFHLTIRNDAGELIAYSRVIPEQEGKVAHIGRVIVRSDQRKSGMGKKLLQASLDFSKQEMPNLEKYFLAGQEYVKNFYHSFGFQDVSDVYLEDDIPHIDMELPVSK from the coding sequence GTGGCAACCATTAATTCTAAGTTTAGTAAGCTCAACGATTTAAGTCCAAAGGAGATTTTTGACATCTTTCAATTGCGTGTGGCGGTGTTTGTTGTCGAGCAGCATTGTCCCTATCAGGAAGTTGATGAAGATGACTTAACTGCATTTCACCTGACGATTAGAAATGATGCTGGGGAGTTGATTGCGTATAGTCGAGTGATCCCAGAGCAAGAAGGGAAAGTCGCCCACATTGGTAGGGTGATTGTCAGGTCTGACCAGCGAAAGTCTGGAATGGGTAAAAAATTATTGCAAGCTAGCTTGGATTTTTCTAAGCAGGAGATGCCTAACTTAGAAAAGTATTTCTTGGCTGGACAGGAATATGTAAAGAATTTTTATCACTCATTCGGATTCCAAGATGTTAGTGATGTCTACCTTGAAGACGATATTCCTCATATTGATATGGAATTACCAGTATCAAAATAA
- a CDS encoding uracil-xanthine permease family protein codes for MQQNQKEFHDDRAILDVHDMPKFWPWVGLSLQHMFSMFGSTVIVPLLVGLSPSIALFSSGVGTLLHIMITQRKIPAYMGSSFAFILPMTALMKTTGYPGIAQGVIGVGLVYLVVALIIWLIGSDWVDKILPPIVVGPIVMVIGLSLAGSAAQDAMMNNGKYDIKYFIVALVTLFLAIFFNMVFKGFIGLIPVLLAIVCGYVLSMFLGMVDLHAIAAASWFKIPAFEFPGISYKFHLNWQAIISITPIAFVTMTEHMGHIMVLNEITGRDYFRDPGLNRTLAGDGAASLFAGLVGGPAVTSYGENIGVMAITKIHSVYVLMGAAMFAIIFSFVHKLNVLIMQMPMPVIGGISFLLFGTIATSGIQVMVENHVDMGLKRNLMIASSVMVIGVGNAYLQIGPNFQFTGLAFATIIGIVLNLLLPQKAASEKEHEQNLADKAKAQQELKK; via the coding sequence ATGCAACAAAACCAAAAAGAGTTCCATGATGACCGTGCGATTTTAGATGTGCACGACATGCCTAAGTTCTGGCCATGGGTGGGCTTATCCTTACAACACATGTTTTCGATGTTTGGCTCGACAGTTATCGTGCCACTGCTAGTTGGATTAAGTCCAAGTATCGCGCTATTCTCATCTGGTGTTGGTACCTTACTCCACATTATGATTACTCAACGAAAGATTCCGGCTTACATGGGATCTAGTTTCGCATTCATCTTGCCAATGACGGCACTGATGAAGACGACTGGATATCCAGGTATTGCCCAAGGGGTTATCGGTGTTGGTCTGGTTTACTTAGTTGTCGCCTTGATTATTTGGCTCATTGGGTCTGACTGGGTTGATAAAATCTTGCCACCAATCGTTGTTGGACCAATTGTTATGGTTATTGGACTTTCATTAGCCGGAAGTGCCGCTCAAGATGCCATGATGAATAACGGAAAGTATGATATCAAGTACTTCATAGTAGCTTTAGTTACCTTGTTTTTGGCTATTTTCTTCAACATGGTATTCAAGGGATTCATTGGTTTGATTCCTGTGCTTCTCGCAATTGTCTGTGGCTACGTTCTTTCAATGTTCTTAGGCATGGTTGATCTCCATGCGATTGCAGCAGCTTCGTGGTTCAAAATTCCAGCATTTGAATTTCCGGGCATTTCTTATAAATTCCATCTGAATTGGCAAGCGATTATTTCAATTACGCCAATTGCATTCGTTACAATGACTGAGCACATGGGCCACATCATGGTGCTTAACGAAATTACTGGGCGTGACTACTTCAGAGATCCTGGTTTAAACAGAACTCTTGCAGGTGATGGTGCCGCATCACTATTTGCTGGATTAGTTGGTGGTCCTGCCGTTACTAGTTATGGTGAGAACATCGGGGTTATGGCCATTACTAAGATTCACAGTGTTTATGTTTTGATGGGTGCTGCAATGTTTGCTATCATCTTCTCATTCGTGCACAAACTAAACGTGCTGATTATGCAAATGCCAATGCCTGTTATTGGTGGAATTAGTTTCTTACTGTTTGGTACCATTGCAACATCAGGCATCCAAGTTATGGTTGAAAACCACGTTGATATGGGACTCAAGCGTAACTTGATGATTGCATCCTCAGTTATGGTTATCGGGGTTGGTAATGCCTACCTCCAGATTGGACCAAACTTCCAATTTACAGGGTTGGCATTCGCTACCATTATTGGAATCGTGTTGAACCTATTGTTGCCACAAAAGGCTGCTAGTGAAAAAGAACATGAGCAGAATTTGGCAGATAAGGCAAAGGCACAACAAGAGCTTAAGAAATAA
- a CDS encoding gluconate:H+ symporter: MQFIVLFLGIALLLYLIIRIKMNTFVALVLTAFVVALGLGMNPADVATTITKGIGSSMGDLAVVFGFGAMIGRLVSDAGGSYRISETLIGFFGKNRLQLAVVIASFIIGMSMFFEVGLVLLTPIIFAVALEAEIPFLYLGIPMLAALSTTQAFLPPQPAPTAVTLAMGANIGKVLIFGIIAAIPTVIVAGPLFSKLAKRYAPNAFEVKRELPALGEMKKFNLDETPGFGISMLTSLFPVIFMGASTIYQLVVTHGDKAAERHGFNAVMALIGTPTAAMLVSLLFAMWSMGIHQRKNMKEIGNTLNEAIKSVAVLLMIISGGAAFKQVLLDGGVGTAIQHAMSGVSLSPIILAWLIAVILRVALGSAAVASLTAAGLVMPLVTATHADPVMIVLAIGAGSVAASHVNDAGFWMVNEYFELTVKQTLQIWTVLETVLSVVGLAMVLIINAVVN, encoded by the coding sequence TTGCAATTTATAGTACTGTTCTTAGGTATTGCTTTACTTCTGTACTTAATTATCAGAATTAAAATGAATACCTTCGTAGCTTTGGTCCTAACTGCATTCGTCGTAGCTCTCGGATTGGGTATGAACCCTGCCGACGTTGCTACTACGATTACTAAAGGTATCGGAAGTTCCATGGGTGACCTTGCTGTCGTATTCGGTTTTGGTGCCATGATCGGCCGTCTGGTTTCCGATGCTGGTGGATCATACAGAATTTCTGAAACCTTGATTGGTTTCTTCGGTAAAAATAGGTTACAACTAGCTGTTGTGATTGCTTCATTTATTATCGGAATGTCAATGTTCTTCGAAGTTGGATTGGTTCTTTTAACCCCAATCATCTTCGCTGTTGCCCTTGAAGCAGAAATTCCTTTCCTTTACTTAGGAATTCCAATGTTGGCCGCCCTTTCAACTACTCAAGCATTCTTGCCACCACAACCAGCACCAACTGCTGTTACATTGGCAATGGGTGCTAACATTGGTAAAGTTTTGATTTTTGGTATCATCGCTGCGATTCCAACAGTTATCGTTGCCGGTCCTTTATTCTCAAAACTTGCTAAGCGTTATGCTCCAAATGCATTTGAAGTTAAACGTGAATTGCCTGCACTTGGTGAAATGAAGAAGTTCAACCTTGATGAAACTCCTGGTTTTGGAATTTCAATGTTAACTTCACTTTTCCCAGTTATCTTCATGGGAGCTTCAACTATTTATCAATTGGTTGTTACTCATGGTGATAAGGCTGCGGAGCGTCATGGATTCAACGCAGTCATGGCTTTGATTGGAACCCCAACTGCTGCAATGCTAGTTTCCCTATTATTTGCCATGTGGTCAATGGGGATTCACCAACGTAAAAACATGAAGGAAATTGGGAACACACTTAACGAAGCAATTAAGTCAGTTGCCGTTCTTTTGATGATTATCTCTGGTGGTGCTGCATTTAAACAAGTATTACTTGATGGTGGTGTTGGTACTGCCATTCAACACGCAATGTCTGGTGTATCACTTTCACCAATCATCCTTGCATGGTTAATTGCCGTAATCTTGCGGGTTGCCCTTGGTTCAGCTGCCGTAGCGTCATTGACTGCTGCAGGTTTGGTGATGCCATTGGTTACTGCAACGCATGCTGATCCAGTGATGATTGTTTTGGCAATCGGTGCTGGTTCAGTGGCAGCATCACATGTTAACGATGCTGGTTTCTGGATGGTTAATGAATACTTCGAATTAACAGTTAAGCAAACCCTACAAATCTGGACAGTGTTGGAAACGGTGTTGTCAGTGGTTGGGTTAGCAATGGTATTGATTATCAATGCCGTCGTAAATTAG
- a CDS encoding M20 family metallopeptidase, which translates to MEKIVTEEQQTAAVEALKRMISKKSVYNESTKSDTAPFGAGIDAALTEVLKIADELGFKTFKSPTGHYGYAEIGEGDQIFGIIGHVDVVPEGDANDWDHDPFDGYVKDGAIYGRGSQDDKGPTIATMFAVKSLIDAGYKFTKKIRFIFGTDEENLWRGIAVYNEKESPIDMGIAPDAEFPLIYAEKGLEQAYLVGAGMDDLNIDLKNAFNAVPAKAEYNGPKLAEVKAALDKHGFNYEDNGDNGIVVTGKSVHAMLAPNGTNAVLRLAIALNDVFSSPTLDFIGKLFKEDATGTNVLGDVKDDQSGHLTFNISSLTINKNESRMQIDMRIPVTVDRDDLIKQLDDKVQKFGLHYEPFDYLAPLYVPTDSELVKTLMNVYKDMTGDDTQPQISGGATYARTMNQCVAFGAMLPDVPDFMHQVNENWPLKSMFKAMDIYAEAIKQLCTK; encoded by the coding sequence ATGGAAAAAATCGTAACTGAAGAACAACAAACTGCTGCCGTTGAGGCACTAAAACGCATGATCAGTAAAAAGTCCGTTTACAACGAATCAACCAAGTCAGATACCGCCCCATTCGGTGCGGGAATTGATGCTGCGCTCACGGAAGTATTGAAGATTGCTGACGAGCTAGGATTTAAAACTTTCAAGTCGCCAACTGGCCATTATGGTTACGCAGAGATTGGCGAAGGTGACCAAATTTTCGGAATCATCGGCCACGTTGACGTTGTTCCCGAGGGTGACGCTAACGACTGGGATCATGACCCGTTTGACGGCTATGTAAAAGATGGTGCCATCTACGGTCGTGGTTCTCAAGATGATAAGGGGCCCACGATTGCCACAATGTTTGCTGTTAAATCATTAATTGATGCAGGTTACAAATTCACAAAAAAGATCCGGTTTATATTCGGAACTGATGAAGAAAACTTGTGGCGTGGCATTGCTGTTTATAACGAGAAAGAATCCCCAATCGACATGGGAATCGCTCCCGACGCAGAATTTCCACTAATTTATGCGGAAAAGGGACTTGAGCAGGCTTACTTGGTTGGTGCAGGGATGGATGATCTCAACATTGACCTTAAGAACGCTTTTAATGCTGTACCAGCCAAAGCTGAATACAATGGTCCAAAACTAGCCGAAGTTAAAGCTGCCCTCGACAAACACGGATTTAATTATGAGGATAACGGAGATAACGGTATTGTGGTAACTGGAAAATCAGTTCACGCAATGTTGGCTCCTAATGGAACAAACGCTGTTTTGCGACTAGCAATTGCTTTAAATGACGTATTTTCCAGTCCAACTTTGGATTTCATCGGTAAGTTATTTAAGGAAGATGCTACCGGAACCAACGTTTTGGGTGATGTCAAAGATGATCAGTCTGGTCACCTTACATTTAACATTTCCAGCCTTACAATCAACAAAAACGAAAGTCGGATGCAAATCGACATGCGGATTCCGGTTACAGTTGACCGGGATGATTTAATCAAGCAACTCGATGATAAAGTTCAAAAGTTTGGCCTTCACTACGAACCGTTCGACTACCTTGCCCCACTATATGTTCCAACCGATTCAGAATTGGTAAAAACCTTGATGAATGTTTACAAGGACATGACTGGTGACGATACCCAACCACAAATTTCTGGTGGTGCAACCTATGCAAGAACAATGAATCAGTGTGTTGCTTTTGGAGCAATGCTGCCAGACGTTCCTGATTTCATGCACCAAGTCAATGAAAATTGGCCATTAAAGAGCATGTTTAAGGCTATGGATATCTACGCAGAAGCCATTAAACAACTATGTACTAAATGA
- a CDS encoding YfcC family protein, which produces MQNNESKPKRRFKMPSAYTILFLIIILVAILTWIIPAGEYSTDKAGNIIAHTYKAVASNPQGIWDVFAAPIFGMVGNDKTEGAISVSLFILVIGGFLGVVNQTKALDDGIASVVKKNKGREKLLIPLLMILFALGGSTYGMAEETIAFYPLLIPVMIGVGFDSLVAVAIVLVGSQVGCLASTVNPFATGVASQALNISPGDGIFSRIVLLVLTIAVSIAFVYHYASKVEKDPKASLIYDQREEDLTRFSIQDQSENANTQMTGRQKAVLWLFGATFLIMILGLIPWDTINKNWSFFVDFTKWLQKVPVLGNLVGSNMVPFGSWYFTEITTLFFLMSVVIMFVFKMKESTFVDAFMGGMNDFMGVAIVVAVARGIQVIMNDGNITATVLHWGETGLSGLGSVFFIILTYIFYIPMSFLIPSTSGLAAATMGIIGPMGKFAGVDPSLVVTAYQSASGWVNLITPTSGVVMGALAIAHVNITVWWKFMFKLMIYLFIVTALFLGVMAVI; this is translated from the coding sequence ATGCAAAATAATGAAAGCAAACCAAAACGGCGTTTTAAAATGCCTTCGGCGTACACAATCTTATTTTTAATTATTATTCTCGTTGCAATTCTTACCTGGATAATTCCTGCCGGAGAGTATTCGACCGATAAGGCTGGTAACATTATCGCGCACACGTATAAGGCAGTAGCATCTAACCCACAAGGTATCTGGGATGTTTTTGCTGCTCCAATTTTTGGAATGGTGGGTAATGATAAAACTGAGGGAGCAATCTCAGTTTCATTGTTCATTCTAGTAATTGGTGGCTTTTTAGGGGTGGTCAATCAGACCAAAGCTCTTGACGACGGAATCGCATCAGTAGTTAAAAAGAACAAGGGTAGAGAAAAACTACTGATTCCCCTTCTAATGATTTTATTTGCCCTTGGTGGTTCAACATACGGAATGGCTGAGGAAACTATTGCCTTCTACCCACTACTGATTCCAGTAATGATTGGTGTTGGCTTTGATTCGCTTGTCGCCGTTGCCATTGTTCTGGTGGGTTCACAAGTTGGTTGTTTAGCCTCAACTGTTAACCCGTTTGCCACTGGAGTTGCATCTCAGGCACTAAACATTTCCCCAGGTGACGGAATCTTCTCTAGAATCGTACTGTTAGTGTTAACAATTGCAGTCAGCATTGCCTTTGTTTATCATTACGCTTCTAAAGTTGAGAAAGATCCAAAAGCCTCGTTAATTTATGACCAGCGTGAAGAAGACTTAACTAGATTCTCTATCCAGGACCAAAGTGAAAATGCCAATACCCAAATGACCGGGCGACAAAAAGCCGTTCTCTGGTTATTTGGAGCAACATTTTTAATCATGATTCTAGGTTTAATTCCTTGGGATACAATTAATAAGAACTGGTCATTCTTCGTTGACTTCACTAAATGGCTCCAAAAGGTTCCTGTATTAGGTAACTTAGTTGGTTCAAACATGGTGCCATTTGGTTCATGGTACTTCACCGAAATTACCACCCTCTTCTTCTTAATGTCTGTGGTAATCATGTTTGTCTTCAAGATGAAAGAATCAACATTTGTGGACGCATTCATGGGTGGAATGAACGACTTTATGGGCGTTGCTATCGTGGTAGCTGTTGCTAGAGGGATTCAAGTCATTATGAATGACGGTAACATTACCGCCACTGTTCTCCATTGGGGTGAAACTGGACTATCTGGATTAGGATCAGTATTCTTCATTATTTTGACCTACATCTTCTACATTCCAATGTCATTCTTAATCCCATCAACTTCTGGCCTTGCTGCAGCAACTATGGGGATCATTGGCCCAATGGGTAAGTTTGCAGGTGTTGATCCTAGCCTCGTTGTTACTGCATATCAAAGTGCCTCTGGGTGGGTCAACTTAATCACTCCAACTTCCGGTGTTGTTATGGGGGCTTTAGCAATTGCTCACGTTAACATCACAGTTTGGTGGAAATTCATGTTCAAACTGATGATCTATCTATTTATTGTCACTGCCCTATTCTTAGGCGTAATGGCAGTTATATAG
- a CDS encoding ABC transporter ATP-binding protein, whose translation MTAISVKNVNKEFGSGTNHVKVLNNIDFAAEKGELNLVIGPSGSGKSTFLTIAGGLQTPTSGDIYIDDQQINGQSAKSREKTRLQKIGFVLQSYNLVPYLTVKEQFTLVDRVNKGNNLSKEELQELLETLGIANLVNKYPSELSGGQSQRVAIARALYTNPEIVLADEPTAALDSARVIEVGKLMRDLAHKNNKAIVVVTHDHRLEEFADNVYEIMDGNITKQ comes from the coding sequence ATGACAGCAATCAGCGTTAAAAACGTAAATAAAGAATTCGGTTCAGGAACTAACCACGTAAAGGTATTAAATAACATTGATTTTGCCGCAGAAAAGGGCGAATTAAACTTAGTGATCGGACCTTCTGGATCTGGTAAAAGTACTTTTCTCACCATTGCTGGAGGACTTCAAACTCCAACATCAGGTGACATCTATATTGATGACCAACAAATTAACGGTCAAAGTGCCAAAAGCCGTGAAAAAACCAGGCTGCAAAAAATTGGTTTTGTCCTCCAATCCTATAACCTAGTTCCATACCTAACAGTTAAGGAACAGTTCACCTTAGTGGACCGCGTTAACAAAGGAAACAACCTTTCAAAAGAGGAACTTCAGGAGTTACTTGAGACACTCGGAATCGCTAACTTGGTAAACAAATACCCCAGCGAACTATCTGGGGGTCAAAGCCAACGGGTTGCTATCGCCCGAGCACTCTACACTAACCCTGAAATTGTCCTCGCTGACGAACCTACAGCAGCACTTGATTCTGCTCGGGTTATTGAAGTTGGTAAGCTCATGCGTGACCTTGCCCACAAGAATAATAAGGCCATCGTCGTAGTAACCCATGATCACCGTTTAGAAGAATTTGCCGATAATGTATACGAAATTATGGATGGAAATATTACAAAACAATAA
- a CDS encoding ABC transporter permease — translation MFLALKEMKREKLRYGLIISMVVLIAYLIFILTSLAIGLARQNTLTIDSWDVKSVVMNKDSNISLGQSMIVKGQVGKLNSSQAMIGQAPIVAKSKNRDNESAQFFGINKNQYIYKEMKVTKGHKPSKANQIVVDDQFKNDGYKIGDKVTMNSDEDKYEIVGFMHDQKYSVAPVVYGNLNTWRDLKSVNSNIVGSAVVSKHSNPKFNDKYLKSYSKSTFVNKLPGYSAQNSTFGFMIGFLMVISLVVIAVFLYILTMQKLANYAVLRAQGIPSKVLVKATIAQSLIIVVGGLIIGAALTFATASALPVGVPMFFDIPILSAVTVGMILISIVAALIPVRTIVKVDPVTVIGG, via the coding sequence ATGTTTTTAGCACTTAAGGAAATGAAGCGTGAAAAGCTTCGCTACGGTTTAATCATCTCAATGGTCGTTTTAATCGCCTATTTGATCTTTATCTTGACCAGTTTAGCAATTGGACTTGCCCGTCAAAACACACTGACAATTGATTCATGGGACGTTAAGTCAGTGGTCATGAACAAAGATTCCAATATCAGCCTTGGGCAATCTATGATTGTTAAGGGTCAAGTTGGCAAATTAAATTCAAGCCAAGCAATGATTGGCCAAGCACCAATTGTTGCCAAGTCAAAAAATCGTGACAATGAATCAGCTCAATTCTTTGGTATCAACAAAAATCAATACATTTACAAAGAAATGAAGGTTACCAAGGGTCACAAGCCAAGTAAAGCCAACCAAATCGTTGTTGATGACCAGTTTAAAAATGATGGTTACAAGATTGGTGACAAAGTGACAATGAACTCCGATGAAGACAAATATGAAATCGTTGGCTTCATGCATGATCAAAAATATAGCGTTGCCCCAGTAGTTTACGGAAACCTCAATACTTGGAGAGATTTGAAGAGTGTTAATTCAAATATTGTTGGTAGTGCCGTAGTTTCAAAACACAGCAACCCTAAGTTCAATGATAAGTACCTCAAGAGCTACTCAAAGAGTACCTTTGTAAACAAACTCCCTGGATACTCAGCCCAAAACAGCACCTTTGGATTTATGATTGGTTTCTTAATGGTAATTTCTCTCGTAGTGATTGCAGTATTCCTTTACATCCTCACGATGCAGAAGCTTGCCAATTACGCAGTGCTTAGAGCACAAGGAATTCCATCAAAGGTTTTAGTTAAGGCAACCATTGCCCAATCGCTTATCATCGTCGTTGGCGGTTTAATAATTGGGGCAGCACTAACGTTTGCAACAGCTAGTGCATTACCTGTTGGAGTACCAATGTTCTTCGACATTCCAATTCTCTCAGCAGTTACGGTCGGAATGATTTTAATTTCAATCGTTGCCGCCCTTATCCCAGTTAGAACTATTGTTAAAGTTGACCCCGTTACAGTTATTGGAGGATAA
- a CDS encoding TetR/AcrR family transcriptional regulator, whose product MPTSTFTNLKAKKKEAVTDALINEFSFYPLKDAQVARIIKDAGIARGAFYKYFEDINDAYRYVFHLALADFHMGFARMVGDNFVLDKFINSLDSFINQVINSRYYQLLKLHYLFNESSYRQNSMAGLTREAELPATTWAVSTLSHEAVKELLVFPDKKDFIIQRLKENLQHLA is encoded by the coding sequence ATGCCAACCAGTACATTTACCAACTTAAAAGCAAAGAAAAAAGAAGCTGTAACGGACGCACTGATTAATGAATTCAGTTTTTACCCGCTAAAAGATGCGCAGGTTGCCCGTATCATCAAAGATGCTGGGATTGCGCGTGGGGCATTTTACAAATATTTTGAAGATATTAACGATGCCTACCGTTACGTGTTTCACCTTGCGCTCGCAGACTTCCACATGGGATTTGCCAGAATGGTTGGCGACAATTTTGTATTGGATAAATTTATCAATTCACTTGACTCCTTTATTAATCAGGTCATCAATAGCCGATACTATCAGCTACTTAAACTCCACTATCTATTTAATGAAAGTAGTTATCGCCAAAATAGTATGGCTGGATTGACCAGGGAAGCAGAACTTCCAGCCACAACTTGGGCAGTTTCAACCCTCAGTCATGAGGCAGTTAAGGAATTACTAGTATTCCCAGATAAAAAAGATTTCATAATTCAAAGACTAAAGGAAAATTTGCAGCACCTAGCATAG
- the pnuC gene encoding nicotinamide riboside transporter PnuC encodes MEDSKQHSWIYRQLFTNWKKFEVIYVYLLILLQVAVYAIAPDSFIGMVSGLAGVLCLVYGMKGRKISFIFGIIQCLAMTYVAWISHAYGSFAMDIIYVISQPIGWFLWGRDEATRSFSPSTRRVIFGGAFVAWAVGWLILTMLNGQLPYFDSINFVVSLIAQALYIFKYKENWSLWIVVNIANVLYWGILTVQTMTGATNIGSLGANLSQVALQFALLFNSVYANKVWASGEADNEGGANSLK; translated from the coding sequence GTGGAAGATAGCAAACAGCACTCTTGGATTTACCGGCAGTTATTTACCAATTGGAAGAAGTTTGAAGTGATTTACGTTTACTTATTGATCCTGTTGCAAGTTGCCGTTTATGCCATTGCCCCTGATAGTTTTATCGGGATGGTCTCTGGTTTGGCAGGAGTTTTGTGTCTAGTATATGGAATGAAGGGACGCAAAATATCGTTCATTTTTGGGATTATTCAATGTTTAGCCATGACTTACGTTGCGTGGATTAGTCACGCGTACGGGTCATTTGCAATGGACATTATTTATGTAATTTCTCAGCCAATCGGCTGGTTCTTGTGGGGGCGGGATGAAGCGACTAGATCGTTCAGCCCAAGTACTCGAAGAGTTATTTTTGGCGGGGCGTTTGTGGCATGGGCAGTTGGTTGGCTCATACTTACAATGCTCAATGGTCAACTACCATACTTTGATTCAATCAACTTTGTGGTTAGTTTGATTGCTCAAGCGCTATACATTTTTAAATATAAAGAAAACTGGTCATTATGGATTGTGGTCAACATTGCCAATGTGCTTTATTGGGGAATCTTGACGGTTCAAACAATGACTGGAGCGACTAATATCGGTAGCCTTGGTGCTAACTTGTCGCAAGTTGCCTTGCAGTTCGCATTATTGTTCAACTCCGTTTATGCCAATAAGGTGTGGGCGAGTGGTGAAGCAGATAATGAAGGGGGAGCCAATTCGCTTAAATAA
- the arsC gene encoding arsenate reductase (thioredoxin), giving the protein MQIYFLCTGNSCRSQIAEGLAHKYFPDWTIASAGIESHGLNPLAVKTMAEKNIDISMNKSKLIDPNYLNSSDLVITLCGDARDRCPAVPTSVKKIHWGFTDPALTKGTEAERLNIFREVRDGIEVKIRQLRDIE; this is encoded by the coding sequence ATGCAAATTTATTTCCTATGCACAGGCAACTCATGCCGCAGTCAAATAGCTGAAGGGCTTGCTCATAAGTATTTTCCGGACTGGACAATTGCCAGCGCCGGGATTGAAAGTCACGGTTTAAACCCACTAGCTGTTAAGACAATGGCAGAAAAGAACATCGATATCTCGATGAACAAATCGAAGCTGATCGACCCAAACTATTTAAATAGTAGTGATTTGGTCATTACACTATGCGGGGACGCTAGGGATAGATGTCCAGCTGTCCCAACAAGTGTGAAAAAAATCCATTGGGGATTTACTGATCCCGCTCTTACCAAGGGAACGGAAGCCGAAAGGTTGAACATCTTCAGAGAAGTTAGAGATGGAATCGAAGTTAAAATTCGGCAGTTGAGAGATATAGAATAA